A genomic segment from Leptolyngbya boryana PCC 6306 encodes:
- a CDS encoding efflux RND transporter permease subunit, giving the protein MKLIETAVRWRHGTFVFFCLLAIFGVFSLFRLPLELQPGGDRPEITIRTAYPGAAPTEVEDLITRPIEEQMEEVLGVKEISSASRAGASSITLEFQEGTDVERRLVDVINRLQQVSSLPPEASESNVELVGGNSSPMMWIPFDTKPGFEPNPDHYRDLAEEIVLPRLRRVQGVGQFIVPGGRQREVEVRVDPKALADRNLTIGDVVRVLRENNRDIRGGPLELGRREYRVRTISRSQDIEQIAGFVVRRDAAGTVYIRDVAKVEMGRKLRDGAFLFNDKPAVAVGIIRQVGANVPEISKGVREAIAELQAQFNEQKEGIQFVFNYDENEYVGQSVKFVQENLIAGALLATIVLLLFLGSMRTVAVIAITIPISSVMIFIVLSGLGRSLNIISLAGIAFSTGMVVDNSIVVIENVFTHMQRGKNAFRAAIDGTQEVWGAMLGSTLTNVVVFIPLLMVTGEAGQLYADMAITMSCSALFSLFAAITLVPMLSGLFLKESEAVQMFEGGEYRGGNWFERSIAQTSTVFRHVQGKLERFLVRTVRWSIGRRRMGRRLMVLAIPVSLLVASFLLLPPADYLPEGNRNTIQWRVEPLPGTSVTEAIKQSEPVRAFVRSQPEVDRVMFIDRPGGLRAISAILKPEYATTRGLAEMVNRFRAASNNFAGYRFMVPVRPSIFRDPGKEFEVDIVGTDLNQLGQLDREISGKLRGLNGIRNVRSNFVLGAGELQVVPNRERLAEVGLSESEVGSMVETALGGRLASKFVDGKKELDVTVELQNAFVQTSQQLRELPLFARGRQIQLSDVAEVRETTGADVINHTDLERSITLTASLNDTASLGAIVDQVNREILAPARANLPASYRIELAGTADQLARTVSQLSSAFVFAILITYLLLIALYRSFLYPVVIMATIPMGMSGALLSLVLVNQIPGMSVPLDMITALGFVILTGIVVNNAILLVDHALQLQQEGEDYDFSLLSATKDRLRAIFMSAGTSVLGMLPLAVLPGQGSELYQGLGIVLTGGLAFSTILTPTVVPALMGLLRDCFGQKSIVIPVEHGAMANSNDLSVTEP; this is encoded by the coding sequence ATGAAATTGATTGAAACTGCGGTTCGCTGGAGACACGGAACGTTTGTTTTCTTCTGTCTACTTGCCATTTTTGGCGTATTTTCTTTGTTTCGACTGCCGCTTGAATTGCAGCCAGGGGGCGATCGACCTGAGATTACAATTCGCACAGCTTATCCAGGTGCGGCTCCGACAGAAGTTGAAGATTTGATTACTCGCCCGATCGAAGAACAGATGGAAGAAGTTCTGGGCGTGAAAGAGATTAGTAGTGCTTCGCGTGCTGGCGCGAGTTCGATCACGCTGGAATTTCAGGAAGGAACCGATGTTGAACGTCGATTGGTCGATGTGATCAATCGATTGCAGCAGGTTTCGAGTCTGCCACCGGAAGCATCGGAGTCGAATGTGGAATTGGTCGGGGGCAATAGTTCTCCGATGATGTGGATTCCCTTTGATACAAAGCCTGGATTTGAGCCAAATCCTGATCACTATCGGGACTTAGCAGAAGAAATTGTTTTACCTCGATTGCGGCGAGTTCAAGGCGTTGGGCAGTTTATTGTTCCTGGCGGACGGCAGCGAGAAGTTGAAGTTCGAGTTGATCCCAAGGCATTAGCCGATCGCAATTTAACGATCGGTGATGTTGTGCGTGTGCTGCGGGAAAACAATCGCGATATTCGAGGCGGTCCTCTGGAGCTAGGGCGACGAGAATATCGTGTCAGAACGATTAGTCGATCGCAAGATATTGAACAGATTGCAGGCTTTGTGGTGCGGCGAGATGCGGCAGGAACCGTCTATATTCGCGATGTGGCAAAGGTAGAAATGGGGCGCAAGCTTCGCGATGGTGCTTTTCTGTTTAATGATAAGCCCGCAGTCGCAGTTGGCATTATTCGCCAGGTTGGAGCAAATGTCCCTGAGATTTCCAAAGGGGTTCGTGAAGCGATCGCTGAACTGCAAGCTCAGTTCAATGAGCAGAAAGAAGGAATTCAGTTCGTCTTTAACTATGACGAAAACGAATATGTTGGTCAATCTGTGAAGTTCGTGCAGGAAAACCTGATCGCTGGAGCGTTACTTGCAACAATCGTCTTGCTCTTGTTCTTAGGATCGATGCGAACGGTTGCTGTGATTGCAATTACGATTCCGATTAGTTCAGTGATGATTTTCATTGTTCTGTCGGGGTTGGGTCGATCGCTGAATATTATCAGCCTTGCTGGGATTGCATTCTCAACGGGCATGGTCGTAGATAACTCGATCGTGGTGATCGAAAATGTATTTACCCACATGCAGCGTGGAAAAAATGCCTTTCGAGCAGCGATCGACGGAACTCAAGAAGTTTGGGGGGCGATGCTCGGCTCGACGCTCACGAATGTTGTCGTCTTCATTCCATTGCTGATGGTCACAGGGGAAGCAGGACAACTTTATGCAGATATGGCAATTACCATGTCTTGTTCTGCCCTATTCTCATTGTTTGCAGCTATTACTTTAGTTCCGATGCTGTCGGGATTGTTTCTGAAAGAGTCAGAAGCGGTGCAGATGTTTGAAGGTGGAGAATATCGGGGTGGCAATTGGTTTGAGCGATCGATTGCGCAAACTTCTACTGTATTTCGCCACGTTCAAGGAAAGTTAGAACGCTTTTTAGTCAGAACGGTGCGCTGGTCAATCGGGCGGCGAAGAATGGGACGACGCTTGATGGTTCTAGCAATTCCGGTGTCATTGCTCGTAGCGAGCTTCTTGCTGCTTCCTCCAGCGGATTATCTGCCTGAAGGAAATCGCAATACGATTCAGTGGCGAGTCGAACCGCTACCCGGAACCAGTGTTACAGAAGCTATCAAGCAATCTGAGCCAGTTCGAGCCTTTGTGCGATCGCAACCGGAGGTCGATCGCGTGATGTTTATCGATCGACCTGGAGGATTGAGAGCAATTTCAGCCATTCTCAAGCCTGAATACGCGACAACGCGCGGACTTGCAGAAATGGTTAACCGATTCCGCGCTGCGAGTAATAACTTCGCGGGTTATCGATTCATGGTTCCGGTGCGTCCATCCATCTTCCGTGATCCGGGCAAAGAATTCGAGGTGGACATTGTTGGAACAGATTTGAATCAATTGGGGCAACTCGATCGAGAAATTTCCGGTAAGTTGCGCGGGTTGAATGGCATTCGGAATGTGCGATCGAACTTTGTGCTCGGTGCAGGCGAATTACAAGTCGTGCCCAATCGCGAAAGGCTTGCAGAAGTTGGACTCTCCGAATCTGAAGTTGGCTCAATGGTCGAGACGGCTTTAGGAGGAAGACTAGCTTCTAAGTTTGTCGATGGGAAAAAAGAACTCGATGTCACCGTTGAACTGCAAAATGCGTTCGTACAAACGTCTCAACAGCTACGAGAATTGCCCCTGTTTGCACGAGGGAGACAGATTCAGTTGAGTGATGTAGCGGAAGTCAGAGAAACTACCGGAGCCGATGTGATTAATCACACGGATTTAGAGCGATCGATTACGCTCACAGCATCTCTTAATGACACGGCATCCTTAGGAGCCATCGTCGATCAAGTCAATCGTGAGATATTAGCTCCAGCCCGCGCAAACTTGCCTGCAAGCTATCGCATTGAACTCGCTGGAACGGCGGATCAACTCGCCAGAACCGTTTCGCAATTATCCTCTGCCTTTGTATTTGCGATTCTGATTACATATCTATTGCTGATCGCCTTATATCGCTCGTTTCTCTATCCAGTTGTGATTATGGCGACGATTCCGATGGGAATGAGTGGTGCGTTATTGAGCTTAGTGTTAGTCAATCAAATTCCAGGGATGTCAGTTCCATTGGATATGATTACTGCGTTGGGATTTGTGATTTTGACTGGAATTGTCGTGAACAATGCGATTTTACTTGTCGATCATGCTTTGCAACTTCAGCAGGAAGGAGAAGATTACGATTTCTCACTCTTAAGTGCGACGAAGGATCGATTGAGAGCAATCTTTATGTCGGCAGGAACCAGTGTTTTGGGAATGTTGCCGCTTGCTGTTTTACCTGGACAAGGCTCAGAACTGTATCAAGGGTTGGGGATTGTCCTGACGGGAGGATTAGCATTCTCAACGATATTAACTCCGACGGTCGTGCCAGCATTGATGGGATTGTTGAGAGATTGCTTCGGGCAGAAATCGATCGTGATTCCTGTCGAGCATGGTGCAATGGCAAATTCCAATGATTTGAGTGTGACTGAACCTTAG
- a CDS encoding efflux RND transporter periplasmic adaptor subunit, whose amino-acid sequence MESLDSQHQPSIDPPETFDAQPTTPNRRPWIWLLCTGLVAVGGFGVWRMFSPVGERPAVAQPQGQPPRAVETTKLATGTPTRTVQLLGQVEASQQSTIRAQTSGIVEEILVQPGDRVTAGMAIAILDDSDQQLGIAQAQAALAQQRSNLARLQVGTRPEIIAQRQATVNAAKAREQEAQDNFKRTSGLVKEGAISQRLLVEARSNVDQATEARLAAEASLAEAKAGPIREEIDAQKATVAAAIATVNQAQLAQRRTQIVATESGIVQTRHVSRGDLVQSSGQIVTLVSGNQVDVFLELPEDLSGRVTPGMSIALTARALPQWKQQATITAVVPSADTTSRRQRVRVQINPPQGMLPGMAISGALTLPTNRESFVVSRDVLTRRRNEWFVFTIADGKAKPIPVELVTDMGKQVAIFSSELRSGQEIVLRGGDGLNEGAPVKIVGDPS is encoded by the coding sequence ATGGAATCCCTCGACTCTCAACATCAGCCCTCGATCGATCCTCCTGAAACATTCGATGCTCAACCGACCACCCCAAATCGCAGACCTTGGATCTGGTTGCTTTGCACTGGGCTAGTCGCTGTAGGTGGGTTTGGGGTTTGGCGAATGTTCAGTCCGGTAGGAGAAAGACCTGCCGTAGCTCAACCGCAAGGACAACCCCCCAGAGCGGTTGAAACGACGAAACTGGCAACGGGAACTCCAACCCGAACGGTACAACTTCTAGGACAGGTTGAAGCCAGTCAGCAATCGACGATTCGGGCGCAGACCAGCGGGATTGTGGAGGAGATTTTAGTCCAGCCTGGAGATCGCGTTACAGCAGGGATGGCGATCGCAATTCTCGATGATTCCGATCAACAGTTAGGGATTGCTCAAGCCCAAGCAGCACTCGCTCAACAACGCAGCAATTTAGCTCGCTTGCAAGTCGGAACGCGACCCGAGATCATCGCGCAGCGACAGGCAACGGTGAATGCAGCAAAAGCACGAGAACAGGAAGCTCAGGATAACTTCAAGCGAACGTCTGGACTCGTCAAAGAAGGCGCCATTTCGCAGCGATTGTTAGTCGAAGCGCGATCGAACGTCGATCAAGCGACCGAAGCACGACTCGCAGCAGAAGCAAGCTTAGCAGAAGCAAAAGCAGGTCCAATTCGAGAAGAGATTGACGCACAAAAAGCAACTGTCGCAGCAGCGATCGCGACGGTCAATCAGGCTCAACTGGCTCAGAGACGAACTCAGATCGTCGCAACCGAATCGGGAATTGTCCAAACCCGGCATGTGAGCCGAGGCGATTTAGTTCAAAGTTCGGGGCAGATTGTTACCCTTGTTTCCGGGAATCAAGTTGATGTGTTCTTGGAATTGCCGGAGGATTTGAGCGGGAGAGTGACGCCGGGGATGTCGATCGCGTTAACTGCTAGAGCTTTGCCGCAGTGGAAACAGCAAGCAACCATTACAGCCGTTGTGCCTTCTGCGGATACAACGTCTCGGCGGCAACGCGTGAGGGTTCAGATCAATCCACCACAAGGAATGTTGCCTGGGATGGCGATTTCGGGTGCTTTGACATTACCGACGAATCGAGAAAGCTTTGTCGTCTCACGGGATGTTTTGACGCGGCGGCGAAATGAATGGTTTGTTTTTACGATCGCAGATGGCAAAGCAAAACCGATCCCGGTTGAACTTGTCACAGATATGGGCAAACAAGTCGCGATCTTTAGCTCAGAACTGCGATCGGGACAAGAGATCGTCCTGCGAGGCGGAGATGGATTGAATGAAGGTGCACCCGTCAAAATTGTCGGAGACCCATCATGA
- a CDS encoding phosphoadenylyl-sulfate reductase, producing the protein MDADEDPENTIMAQSTAQPALDIPSLNEELSSLSPQKIVAKALSLYDNIAISFSGAEDVVLIDIAHRLKKDIQVFSLDTGRLHSETYQFIEKVRKHYGIAIDILSPDAAQLEAFVKEKGLFSFYEDGHKECCGIRKVAPLRRKLSTLDAWITGQRKDQSPSTRSDVPIVQVDGAFSSGDRELIKFNPLSNWSSAQVWTYIRAYEVPYNPLHERGFISIGCEPCTKAVLPNQHEREGRWWWEDATKKECGLHAVNPTES; encoded by the coding sequence ATGGATGCTGACGAAGATCCGGAGAACACAATCATGGCGCAAAGTACCGCGCAACCTGCTCTAGATATTCCTAGCTTAAATGAGGAATTATCGAGCCTCAGTCCTCAGAAAATTGTGGCAAAGGCACTGAGCTTATATGACAACATTGCAATTTCATTTAGCGGTGCAGAAGATGTTGTACTCATTGACATTGCACATCGCTTGAAAAAGGACATTCAGGTTTTTAGTTTGGATACAGGGCGGCTGCATTCCGAGACTTACCAGTTTATTGAGAAAGTCAGAAAACACTACGGAATTGCGATCGACATTCTCTCTCCCGATGCGGCACAACTCGAAGCTTTTGTCAAAGAGAAAGGGCTGTTCAGCTTCTACGAAGATGGGCACAAAGAATGCTGCGGAATTCGCAAAGTCGCGCCCCTGCGCCGCAAGCTGTCTACTTTAGATGCTTGGATTACGGGACAGCGCAAAGATCAAAGCCCTTCGACTCGTTCCGATGTGCCGATCGTGCAAGTCGATGGTGCGTTTTCTTCTGGCGATCGTGAGTTAATCAAATTCAATCCGCTCTCGAATTGGTCGTCTGCTCAAGTGTGGACCTACATTCGGGCGTATGAAGTTCCCTACAATCCTCTGCATGAGCGGGGCTTTATCAGCATTGGCTGTGAGCCTTGTACGAAAGCAGTGCTACCCAATCAGCATGAGCGTGAAGGTCGATGGTGGTGGGAAGATGCGACGAAGAAGGAATGTGGATTACATGCTGTGAATCCAACGGAATCGTAG
- a CDS encoding Uma2 family endonuclease produces the protein MTQAKSRFRKIEDYLAYDDGTDIPYELVDGVLVEMGVENPGNIAIAIFLISVLLQLSVPHYLIHRGTEIVVPSQSVTSRYPDLIVLTEACWSALSGAKRSLITPEMPAPALVIEVVSPGEPGEKNYDRDYIDKRKEYAARGIPEYWLIDPSRNVVIVLHLSGQLYQEIGRFQGQDQIVSPTFPGLTLIAEQILQAGV, from the coding sequence ATGACACAAGCGAAATCGAGATTTCGCAAGATCGAGGATTATCTGGCGTATGACGATGGAACAGACATCCCTTACGAATTGGTTGACGGGGTGTTAGTCGAAATGGGCGTGGAAAATCCTGGGAATATTGCGATCGCAATTTTTTTGATCTCTGTCCTCCTCCAACTTTCAGTTCCTCACTATCTCATTCATCGCGGAACTGAAATCGTAGTTCCGAGTCAAAGTGTGACCAGTCGATATCCCGATTTGATTGTCTTGACGGAAGCATGTTGGTCGGCACTTTCTGGAGCGAAGCGATCACTCATCACACCAGAGATGCCTGCTCCTGCTTTAGTAATCGAAGTCGTTTCGCCCGGTGAGCCAGGAGAGAAAAACTACGACAGAGACTACATCGATAAGCGGAAAGAATACGCAGCGCGAGGCATTCCAGAGTATTGGCTGATCGATCCGTCTCGAAATGTCGTCATTGTTTTGCATTTGAGCGGACAACTCTATCAAGAAATTGGACGTTTTCAGGGTCAAGATCAGATTGTTTCTCCTACATTTCCAGGGCTAACTCTAATCGCAGAACAAATTTTGCAAGCAGGTGTTTAG
- the cobU gene encoding bifunctional adenosylcobinamide kinase/adenosylcobinamide-phosphate guanylyltransferase: MAQVILVTGAARSGKSEWAEKLATDSGQSVIYIATAQENSDDPEWQARIELHRSRRPLEWQTQSVPVELSDAIANSSNCLLIDSLGTWLANLLDQSETEWEKTVADLFQSFEQTESLLIFVAEETGWGVVPAYPIGRVFRDRLGNLTRRLGAIADTVYLVVGGHVLNLSQLGMPLS, translated from the coding sequence ATGGCACAAGTGATTTTGGTGACAGGGGCAGCGCGATCGGGCAAAAGTGAATGGGCAGAAAAACTGGCAACGGATTCCGGTCAATCTGTTATTTATATTGCAACAGCTCAAGAAAATTCTGACGATCCAGAATGGCAGGCGCGGATTGAGTTACATCGATCACGTCGTCCTTTGGAATGGCAGACTCAATCTGTTCCAGTCGAGCTAAGTGATGCGATCGCGAATTCATCGAATTGTCTATTGATTGATTCGCTAGGAACTTGGTTGGCGAATCTTTTAGACCAGTCTGAAACGGAATGGGAGAAGACAGTTGCCGATCTGTTTCAGAGTTTTGAACAAACAGAAAGCTTGCTCATTTTTGTGGCAGAAGAAACAGGCTGGGGTGTAGTTCCGGCTTATCCGATAGGAAGAGTGTTTCGCGATCGCTTGGGAAATTTAACGCGGCGGTTAGGCGCGATCGCGGATACCGTTTATTTAGTCGTAGGAGGACATGTTTTGAATTTGAGTCAGCTTGGGATGCCTTTGAGCTAA
- a CDS encoding glycosyltransferase family 2 protein, protein MVVPTLPISAIICTHNRDRYLGLAIDSLLAQDFADFEIIVVDNASTDSTRQVVEARLKNPKIRYIHEPEIGLSVARNTGARIAHGEILAYLDDDAIASPHWLTTLYNAYLHNPNLAIAGGKVTLIWTDDMTAPDWLSDGLAGNLGAYDLGDSVVNIDRPGLTPRGLNYSIRKTFLNQIGGFDPNLGRVGKNLLSNEELHMTNRALQMGWEVAYIPAAHVAHHVAPERVKRRWFLNRGWWQGISECYREQIAGEAGIGQFRRGGERLIRGLYKSVKFATNPTQRFENLVYSYGQIGYLIKALQGLVFSSRSVKRS, encoded by the coding sequence ATGGTTGTGCCCACACTCCCCATTTCCGCCATCATTTGCACCCACAATCGCGATCGCTATCTCGGTTTAGCGATCGATAGCCTGCTTGCCCAGGATTTCGCAGACTTTGAAATCATCGTCGTCGATAACGCCTCCACCGATAGCACTCGTCAAGTCGTCGAAGCTCGATTAAAGAACCCGAAAATTCGCTACATTCATGAACCTGAAATCGGCTTATCCGTCGCCCGCAACACAGGTGCAAGAATTGCCCACGGCGAGATTTTGGCTTACTTAGATGACGATGCGATCGCCTCTCCGCACTGGCTCACCACCCTTTATAACGCCTACCTTCATAATCCAAACCTCGCGATCGCGGGTGGCAAAGTCACTTTAATCTGGACAGATGACATGACGGCTCCAGACTGGCTCTCGGATGGACTTGCCGGAAATTTAGGGGCATATGATTTAGGAGATTCGGTCGTTAACATCGATCGCCCCGGACTGACCCCACGCGGCTTGAACTACTCCATCCGGAAAACCTTTCTCAATCAGATTGGCGGCTTCGATCCGAATCTAGGACGAGTTGGTAAAAATCTTCTTTCTAATGAAGAACTTCACATGACCAATCGCGCCCTGCAAATGGGCTGGGAAGTTGCCTATATTCCGGCTGCTCATGTTGCGCATCATGTCGCTCCGGAGCGTGTCAAACGGCGGTGGTTTCTGAATCGCGGTTGGTGGCAAGGCATTAGCGAATGTTATCGCGAACAAATTGCAGGCGAAGCTGGAATCGGTCAATTTCGTCGTGGGGGAGAACGCTTAATTCGTGGATTGTACAAGTCCGTCAAATTTGCGACGAACCCAACTCAGCGGTTTGAAAATCTTGTTTACAGTTACGGTCAAATTGGCTATTTAATCAAAGCCTTGCAAGGACTTGTCTTTTCTTCTAGATCTGTAAAGCGATCGTAA
- a CDS encoding type IV pilus twitching motility protein PilT, with amino-acid sequence MDQDVPFLVTALEMTATQVSSTTPQTAASVRDLVQDAYHQGASSLYMQIGRAPFYRLQGKLIPQDHFALITPDRYNHYIQEILSPSQLKQYLETQKLDTSVQIQGFIQARLNCGLTTQGVPAMSLSAIELDQPSEDLKEFGTIRRMVKDALEQNASDIHLQVGETPRYRIQGQMNLQAQYGTITPRQFEEFLEEILSPEQREAFHTKQELDTAIFYPNLVRCRVNCAQSLMGGVMVLRLISLEVPTIAKLRLPDRLAQLVEERQGLILVTGPVNSGKSTSLAAMLRHVNDTLPRKIVTIEDPIEYVHASNQCLITQREVGLHTQEFKEALRAALRQDPDILLIGEMRDRETVDTAIRAALTGHLVLGTLHTKGTVNAVKRLLNFYTPEEQNSVRIQIVEALRAVIGQALVPTIQGGRAAALEIMLNTDTIRDYLQKGCIDEIYQLMEEGTDGSQTLNQALFDLYKNGEITDENALSASLHPDDLNYMIKNESRRSSRSGLMSKAYYNQSPL; translated from the coding sequence GTGGATCAGGACGTACCCTTTCTCGTCACAGCTTTAGAAATGACTGCTACTCAGGTATCTTCCACAACACCTCAGACCGCAGCCTCGGTTCGCGATCTCGTTCAGGACGCTTATCATCAGGGGGCTTCCAGTCTCTATATGCAAATTGGTCGCGCTCCTTTTTACCGACTACAGGGCAAACTCATTCCTCAAGATCACTTTGCGCTGATCACACCCGATCGCTACAACCATTACATCCAAGAAATTTTATCGCCATCGCAGCTGAAGCAATATCTCGAAACTCAAAAGCTAGACACGAGTGTGCAGATCCAGGGGTTCATCCAAGCCCGGTTAAATTGTGGTCTGACAACACAGGGCGTTCCAGCAATGAGTTTGAGTGCGATCGAGTTGGATCAGCCGAGCGAAGATTTGAAAGAATTTGGAACCATTCGCCGCATGGTAAAAGATGCATTAGAACAAAACGCATCCGACATTCATCTGCAAGTTGGCGAAACTCCGAGATATCGCATTCAGGGACAGATGAACTTGCAAGCGCAATACGGAACCATCACACCCCGCCAGTTTGAAGAATTTCTAGAAGAGATCCTCTCCCCTGAGCAACGAGAAGCTTTTCATACCAAGCAAGAATTAGACACTGCCATTTTCTATCCAAATCTTGTGCGATGCCGAGTTAATTGCGCTCAATCGTTGATGGGTGGCGTGATGGTGTTACGGCTCATTTCCCTAGAAGTGCCCACAATCGCGAAACTCCGACTTCCCGATCGTTTAGCCCAACTCGTTGAAGAACGCCAAGGATTGATCCTCGTCACTGGACCTGTCAACTCTGGAAAATCCACGTCACTCGCGGCAATGCTGCGTCATGTCAACGACACGTTACCTCGCAAAATTGTCACGATCGAAGATCCGATTGAATATGTTCATGCCTCCAATCAATGCTTGATCACGCAGCGAGAAGTTGGACTTCATACCCAGGAATTTAAAGAGGCACTCCGCGCAGCCCTAAGGCAAGATCCAGATATCTTGCTGATTGGAGAGATGCGCGATCGCGAAACCGTCGATACAGCAATCCGCGCAGCACTCACCGGACATTTAGTTCTCGGAACACTCCATACCAAAGGAACCGTCAACGCCGTGAAGCGTCTCCTCAACTTCTATACCCCCGAAGAACAAAACTCGGTTCGCATTCAAATCGTAGAAGCTTTGAGAGCCGTCATTGGACAAGCCCTTGTCCCAACGATCCAAGGCGGTCGAGCAGCAGCACTTGAAATCATGCTCAATACCGATACCATTCGCGATTATCTACAAAAAGGCTGCATCGACGAAATTTATCAACTGATGGAAGAAGGCACAGACGGCTCTCAAACTCTGAACCAAGCGTTATTCGATCTCTATAAAAATGGTGAGATTACCGATGAGAATGCGCTATCAGCATCGCTTCATCCAGACGACTTAAATTACATGATCAAAAACGAATCGCGTCGATCGAGCCGCTCTGGATTGATGAGCAAGGCTTACTACAATCAATCGCCACTCTAG
- a CDS encoding NAD(P)H-quinone oxidoreductase subunit 4, translated as MVSTSFPWLTAIIALPLVASFMIPLVPDKQGKTVRWYGLGVGLADLVLAIYAFWKHYDFQKPDFQLVENYAWIPQIGVNWTLAVDGISMPLVILAALVTTLSMLAGWKVTNKPRLFYFLLLIMYSAQIGVFCAQDMIQFFLLWEVELVPVYILIAIWGGPKRLYAATKFILYTALASIFILVSALSMAFYGDNFTFNMQELGLKDYSLTFELLAYVGFLIAYGVKLPIFPLHTWLPDAHGEASAPVSMILAGVLLKMGGYALIRMNMEMLPHAHVYFAPILAILGIVNIIYGALASFAQRNLKRRMAYSSISHMGFVLLGIASFTELGMSGAVLQMVSHGLIAAALFFLAGVTYDRTHTLDMDEMGGLAKKMPSTFALFTICSMASLALPGMSGFVGELAIFLGFTSSDAYTSAFKVVVLLLAAVGLILTPIYLLSMLREMFYGKEGKAVKEIFLDANPRELFITASLIVPIIAIGLYPKLITQTYDAKTVQVAQNARNAVPVVAQQMVSLPGLAAPQIPAAQPKLLGMIK; from the coding sequence ATGGTGAGTACTTCATTTCCTTGGTTAACGGCCATTATCGCCCTACCTCTTGTCGCTTCCTTCATGATTCCCCTTGTCCCTGATAAACAGGGTAAAACGGTTCGTTGGTATGGCTTAGGTGTCGGTTTGGCGGATCTCGTTCTCGCAATCTATGCTTTTTGGAAGCACTACGATTTCCAAAAGCCGGATTTTCAGCTCGTCGAAAATTACGCCTGGATTCCCCAAATCGGTGTGAACTGGACACTGGCAGTCGATGGCATTTCAATGCCGCTCGTCATTCTAGCGGCTCTGGTCACAACACTCTCCATGCTGGCAGGCTGGAAAGTTACCAATAAGCCTCGCTTGTTCTACTTTCTGCTGCTCATTATGTACAGCGCACAAATTGGGGTGTTCTGTGCTCAAGATATGATTCAGTTCTTCCTGTTATGGGAAGTTGAACTGGTTCCCGTCTACATCCTGATTGCTATCTGGGGTGGGCCTAAGCGTTTGTATGCTGCAACTAAATTCATCCTCTACACCGCATTAGCTTCGATCTTTATTCTAGTTTCGGCACTGTCGATGGCATTCTACGGTGATAACTTCACCTTCAACATGCAAGAGCTAGGACTGAAAGACTATTCTCTGACCTTTGAATTACTGGCTTACGTTGGATTTTTGATTGCGTACGGTGTCAAACTGCCGATTTTCCCACTTCATACGTGGCTACCGGATGCTCACGGTGAAGCTTCTGCTCCAGTTTCAATGATTCTGGCGGGTGTACTTCTGAAGATGGGTGGGTATGCGCTGATTCGGATGAACATGGAGATGCTGCCTCATGCTCACGTTTACTTCGCTCCGATTCTGGCGATTCTCGGAATTGTAAATATTATCTACGGTGCATTGGCTTCCTTTGCTCAAAGAAACTTGAAGCGTCGGATGGCGTACTCTTCGATTTCGCACATGGGCTTTGTGTTGTTGGGGATTGCATCTTTCACCGAACTGGGTATGAGCGGAGCAGTTCTGCAAATGGTTTCCCACGGTTTGATTGCTGCGGCTCTCTTCTTCTTGGCTGGGGTGACTTACGATCGGACTCACACCTTGGATATGGATGAAATGGGTGGACTCGCGAAAAAAATGCCTTCGACCTTTGCCTTGTTCACGATTTGTTCGATGGCATCTCTCGCTCTGCCAGGAATGAGCGGATTTGTGGGTGAGTTAGCTATCTTCCTCGGTTTCACCAGCAGCGACGCTTATACTTCAGCATTCAAAGTCGTTGTGCTTTTACTCGCTGCGGTAGGCTTGATTTTGACTCCGATCTATTTGCTCTCAATGTTGCGTGAAATGTTCTACGGCAAAGAAGGCAAAGCAGTCAAAGAGATTTTCTTAGATGCGAACCCTAGAGAGTTGTTTATTACCGCTTCCTTGATTGTCCCCATCATTGCGATTGGTCTGTATCCAAAACTGATTACGCAGACTTACGATGCGAAAACGGTTCAGGTCGCTCAGAATGCTCGCAATGCGGTTCCGGTTGTTGCACAGCAAATGGTTTCCTTACCTGGATTAGCAGCACCGCAAATTCCTGCTGCTCAGCCCAAACTGTTGGGCATGATCAAGTAA